In the Anaerostipes caccae L1-92 genome, CTATCTCTTCTTTTTGCTCATATCCAAGCCGTGCAAGGATATCGTACTGCGTCTTTAAGTCTGCGGATGCCTGAGACAGATCCCCTACGACTGTAAAATCCACTGAATACCCTTCTTCCAGAAGGATTCTGGCCGCAGCCAGCGCATCTCCCCCGTTATTTCCGCATCCTGCCACAGAAAGTATCCTGTTATTTTTTCTGACTGTTTCCATGAGCCTTCGGGCAATTTTTTCGCTGGCCCTCTCCATCAGCACCAGGCCAGGAATCCCTATCTTCTGTATGGTCTCCTTATCAACATCCTGCATTTCCTGATTTTTTAAAACATATTTCATAGACACTCTCCTATGACAAAAGCCTGTGCCAGCCCCCCTGTGTTCGTAACCGACACATGAAATTTCGTAATCTTCCTATCTGATGCCATTTTTTCGGCTCTGCCTGTGAGTTTCACATAAGGTGCTCCTTTTGAATTCCGAAACACTCCGATCTCATAGGGCTCCAATCCGAAGAAGCCGGTTCCAAATACCTTGGAAACGGCTTCTTTAACTGCAAAATTACCAGCAAGAGTCGTACTGTTTAAACCTGCGCATGCCAGTTCCTCTTCTGAAAAAATCCGGCTCAGGCGGTTCTTTCTCTCCACCATCTTCTGTACCCGCCCGATTTCTATCAGGTCAGTTCCTATACCGACAATCATGGCGTTCCTCCCGTCTTTACTCCGCGCCTTCGCTGTCTTCCCTGCTGTGAATATTGTAAGTCAGCGTCATGAGGCTTTCTGCCAAATGGACATTCTCCACGGTCACACTGTCCGGCAGCGTGAGATCCACAGGGGCAAAGTTCCAAAATCCTTTGATGCCCCACGATACAAGATCTTTGGCAATCTTCGGCGCCTGGTCCTGCGGAAGCGTGAGGGCTGCAATCTTGATCTCATGATTCTTTATAAACTCTTCCATATCGTCAATATCGTGCACTTCCACTCCGTGCACCGTGATGCCGATCAGCTTCGGATTCACATCGAACAGCGCAATCACCTGAAAACCAATGCTGTTATTGTTAAAATCCTGATAATTGGCCAATGCCTGCCCCAGATTGCCGGCACCGACGATGATCATCTGATTGCTTTTGTCAAGTCCCAGAATCTTTCCGATCTCCACGTAAAGATTTTCTACATTGTAGCCGTATCCCTGCTGCCCGAAACCTCCAAAATTATTCAGGTCCTGCCGGATCTGGGATGCAGTTACTTTCATCCTCTCGCTCAGCTCTTTGGATGAGATCCTCGTAATATTTTTTGCTTTCAAAGCCCCCAAATAACGGTAATATCTAGGTAATCTCTTTATAACTGCCGGTGATATATTCTTATCCATTGATGACATTATTACCCTCCCACTTATTTTATTAACTACTCAAATTAAATAAATTATATAAGATTGTCTAATATCTGTCAAACTTTTCAGTGCGTTTTTTCAGAAATTATGTTATGCTTATAAAGAATTTTTACAGCTTAGAAATTTTGAAGGAGTGCACTATGGTTTTATCTTGTCAGAATATACATAAAACATTTGTCGACCAGGAAGTCCTGAAAGGAATTTCCTTTCATATCAATGAAAAGGACCGGCTTGCCGTCATCGGCTTAAACGGTGCCGGAAAGTCCACCCTGCTCAAGATCATCATGGATCAGATGACACCCGATGACGGGGAGATCCACAAAAAGAAGGACGCCGATATCGGCTATCTCGCACAGCATCAGGACCATACTTCTTCCCGCACCATTTATGAAGAGCTTTTGACCATAAAACAGGATGTGATCGAACTGGACAAAAAACTCCGCTCTCTGGAGCATATGATGAAGCATTTAAGCGGCACAGAGCTCGAAGAAAAGATGGAGGAATACACCAGGGCCACTCATTTATTTGAACAGAAAAACGGTTTTGCTTATAAAAGTGAGATCACAGGAATCTTAAAAGGACTCGGGTTTCAAGAGGAAGACTTTCAAAAAAAAATCGAGACTCTGTCCGGAGGACAAAAGACAAGGGTCGCTCTCGGAAAACTCCTGCTGATGAAGCCAGAGATCCTTCTCCTGGATGAGCCTACCAACCATTTGGATGTAGATTCGATCCAGTGGCTGGAAACCTATTTAAGCCACTATGAGGGCGCTGTCATCCTGGTCTCCCATGACCGGTATTTCCTGGACAAGATCGTCAACAAAGTCATGGAGATTGAGTCGGGGCACGCGATGCTCTTTGACGGCAACTACACTTCTTTTATTAAAAAAAGGGATCAGGTAAAGGCAATCCGCTTGAAGGAGTACGAAAACCAGCAGCAGGAGATCCGTCACCAGAAGGCGGTCATTGAAAAACTAAAACAATTTAACCGGGAAAAATCCATCCGCCGGGCAGAGAGCCGTGAAAAGATGCTGAACAAAATTGATGTGATCGAAAAGCCTGTGGAAGTCGACGGAAAAATGCGCTTTGCCATCGAACCGTCGGTGATCAGCGGAAACGATGTCTTAACGGTGGAACATCTGGAAAAAAGTTTCGGGCCGCATATGCTGTTTTCCGATATAAATTTTGAAATATTCCGCGGTGAGCGCGTGGCATTGATCGGCGCCAACGGAACCGGCAAGACTACGATGTTAAAAATCATCTGCAAACAAATGGCCAAAAACAAAGGACTGATTAAGCTCGGTTCCCAAGTTTCCATCGGATATTACGATCAGGCACAGGACAACCTGCATCCGGATAAGACAATCTTCGAGGAGATATCTGATTCCTTTCCGGAACTGACCAACACAAAAATCAGAAATACACTGGCTGCTTTCCTTTTTAAAGGAGAAGATGTCTTTAAACTTGTTTCTTCCTTAAGCGGCGGTGAAAAGGGACGGGTATCTCTTGCGAAACTTATGCTTTCCCATGCCAATTTTCTGATTCTTGATGAGCCTACCAACCACCTGGACATTCACTCCAAAGAAATCCTGGAATCCGCCCTGTCCCAGTACACAGGCACGGTTCTTTACGTGTCTCACGACCGCTATTTTATCAACAAGACAGCCACAAGAATTTTGGAACTCTCTTCGAAAGACGGTCTGCACTCTTATCCGGGCGACTACCAGCACTATCTTATCGAAAAGGAGAAGGAAGGCACGAAAAAGGTACAGAACGCTGAAACTGAGTCTGTATCCGATACGAAGCTGAGCTGGCAGAAGCAAAAGGAAGAAGACGCAAAGCGTCGGAAAAGAGAAAACCGCCTGAAAAAAATAGAACAGGAAATCGAGGAACTGGAAGCGGAAAGCACAAAGCTTGACGAAGAAATGTGCCTGCCGGAGAACGCAGTCAACACAAAGAAGCTGCTGGAACTCTCCGCTGCCAAAGTCCGGAATGAGGAACATCTGGAAACCCTTTATGAAGAATGGGAGACCCTGTCAGAAGAAACCGAGTAAAAATGCCATGGTATTTTTACAAAAATTTGTTATAATAGACTAAGTACCATTTTTAGGAGGTTACAAAATGAAATTAATATCGTTTGCTGTGCCGTGTTATAATTCCCAGGAATATATGAGACACTGCATAGATACATTGCTGACCGGAGGAGACAAAGTTGAGATCCTCATCATAGACGATGGTTCCACGGACAATACCGGCATGATCGCCGATGAATATGAAAACAAATATCCCGGTATCTGCCGGGCGATCCATCAAAAGAACAAAGGCCACGGCGGTGCGGTAAACACTGGTATTGCTCATGCCAAAGGGATTTATTTTAAGGTGGTGGACAGTGACGACTGGGTAAACGAACATGCCTATGAGGAAATCTTCAATCAATTAGAGACCTTTTACCGCCAGGGAACCATTATAGACATGTTTATGTCAAACTATGTCTATGAGAAACAGGGTGTGAAGAGAAAAACCGTGATTCATTACCGCCATACGATCCCGGTTGAACAGATTTTTACCTGGGATGATGTAAAGCGATTTCCTCTGAGTCAGTACATTCTCATGCATTCCGTCATTTACCGTACTTCTCTTCTCCATGAGTGCCGTCTGTGCCTGCCGGAACATACTTTTTATGTAGACAACCTTTACGTTTTCAAACCGCTTCCATATGTGAAGACGATTTACTATCTGGATGTAAATTTTTACCGCTACTTCATCGGAAGGGACGATCAGTCTGTCAATGAAGCCAATATGATCAAACGGATCGACCAGCAGTTTTTTGTCACCAAAGCCATGATCGATTATATGAGCAGCTTTGAGCTGGTAAACAAGCCGTTATACCGCTACATGAAACACTATCTGAGCATCATCATGACGGTATCATCTGTCATTGCCATCAAATCCGGCATACCGGAGCATCTTCAGATGAAGAAGGAACTCTGGAAGTACCTGAAATCGAAAAACACAAAACTATACCGTCAGATCCGGGGATCTCTTGTTGGAAATGCCGTCAACCTCCCGGGCTACGGAGGCCGGAAAGTTGTCATCGCAGCTTACAAAGCAGCACGGAAGTTTATTGGATTTAATTAAATCAATCGAAAAATGACATTGGAAACCATCAAACCAATGTCATTTTTTATTCTGTAAGAACATTGGTACATGGAACACAAAACCCTCCACTATATCACCATACTTCTGATCTGTGTTATTCTAAAGCTATGAATGGAGGTTTTTACATGAAAACTTATAAAACATCTGAGGTTGCAAAACTCATAGGAATTCATCCCAATACTGTCCGGCTGTACGAAGAAGCGGGGCTGATCCCAAAACCAAAACGGCAGAACAATGGATACCGTATTTTTACCGATCTCCATATCGAACAGTTCCGGCTGGCCCGTCTGGCTTTTCAAATGGAGGTTCTGCAGAACGGGCTGAGGAAAAAGGCTGTTCAGATCGTAAAAACATCGGCATCCTGTGATTTTTCCAGGGCTCTGGTACTGGCAGAAGAATACCTGGCACAGATCAGAAAGGAACACGCCAATGCCGAAGAGGCAGTTGAAATCGTAACAGAAATTTTAGCCGGCGGATCACAGGAGCATACCCATCCCATGAAACGCAGGGAAGTCTCCCGGTATCTCGGCATTTCTATGGATGCTCTGAGAAATTGGGAAATGAACGGCCTTTTGACTGTAAAACGCAGGCAGAATGGATACCGCATATATACGAGTCAGGATATACAGAGGCTCAAAATTATTCGCTCCTTGAGGTGTGCAAATTATTCTTTGGAATCCATTCTGCGTCTGCTTGGGCACCTGTCAAAAAATCCCGGGATTGATATCAAAGAAGTTTTGGATACTCCCAATAAAGATGACGAAATTATTGCGGTGTGCGACAAACTGATTACTTCTCTGCTCACAGCCGAGAATAATGCCTTGGAAATGATATACAGACTGAAAAGAATGAAAAAACAATTTTCTTAAACCCTCCACTTTACCACCAATGTTTCCGTTGGTGGTATTCTTTTTTTACAATAAAACAAGGAGGTATCCTTCATGAATGAAGTGATCAAAGCAGAAAAATTATGTAAAACCTACAACAAAACGCCTGCGGCAGACAATATCAGTCTGTCCGTAAAGCGCGGAACGGTTTTTGGCCTGCTCGGGGCCAATGGCGCAGGCAAGAGTACAACGATTGAATGCATTTTAGGCACAAAGACGTCAGACAGCGGAACAATATCCATTCTGGGAATGAATCCGCAGACATCCAGAAAGCAGCTGTTTCAAAAGGTAGGAGTCCAATTTCAGGACGCGGCTTATCAGGATAATATCACCGTTTCGGAACTTTGTGAAGTTACCGCTTCCCTCTATCAGGATTCCGCAGATCCGGATAAATTACTGCAAAAGTTTGGAATTTCCGGAAAAGCAAAAAGCCAGATCAAAGATTTATCCGGCGGCGAAAGACAGAGACTTTTTATTATCCTCGCACTCATACCCAATCCTGAAGTCGTCTTTTTGGACGAGCTGACGACCGGACTGGACGCGAGGGCCAGACGCCAAGTGTGGAATATACTCTCCTCACTCAAGGAACATGGACTGACGATTTTCCTGACGTCCCATTTTATGGATGAAATCGAGAACCTGTGTGACTGCATCTGTATTTTAAAAAAAGGAAACATCATATTTTACGGTACGGTGGCGGAGGCAGTTGCATCGAGTCCTTATGAACATTTTGAAGACGCTTATCTTTGGTATACAGACGAGGAGGAATTAATTGATGAAAACTTTTAAGACAATGCTGAAAACAGAATTAAAATTATCTCTGAGAGGAATGGATATGTTTATATTTGCGATCTGTGTGCCTCTTGTGGTACTGGCAGTCATGGGAATTATTTATGGCAACAGGCCTGCATTCAGCGGTGCCGGATACTCATTTCTGGAACAGTCGTTCGGAGCCGTCACTACCATCTCCATCTGTGCAGGAGGTGTGATGGGACTGCCGCTGGTCGTCTCTGATTACCGGAGCAAAGGTATATTAAAACGCTACAAGGTTACGCCGGCCAGCCCTTCCATGATCTTAGCGGTACAGGTGACAATTTATACTTTATATGCGGCTGTTTCTCTGATCCTGCTCTATGCCGAAGCCGTTCTTTTCTTTGGATATCAGTTCCGCGGATCTTTTTTAAGTTTTCTGGGATGTTATCTCCTGGTCATTGTGTCTATGTTCAGCATCGGCATGCTGGTAGGCGGTATTGCTCCGAATACTAAGATAGCGAGTGTCGCCGCGAGTCTGCTGTACTTTCCGATGCTGATTTTTTCAGGCGCAACACTTCCCTATGAAGTCATGCCCAAAGTGCTGCAGAAAACTGCAGATATCATGCCGCTGACTCAGGGAATCAAGCTGCTGAAAGCCGCTTCTCTGGGAGAGGAGCTTGGCAGTGTGATTGTTCCGGCTGTGACCATTGTCTGCATCGCAGTAATCTGTACCTTCGCATCCCTCAAATTCTTTCAGTGGGAATAGCCTGCGCAAAATGTTCTGGCTTTTCTGTGATTCCGGCGTATTCTATACTATAACACTTATTAGGAGACAATATTTTATGAAGCTAATATCACAGATCATCCATGCGGATATCGCCCATAAACATGGCTTCCTGGGGAAGAATATAGGGATTGCCTTCCTGGATACCGGTATCTATCCTCATAAAGAATTTTATCCGGCCGATCAGCGGATCGCCGGATTCATAGATTATGTACACCACAGATCATATCCTTATGACGACAATGGACACGGGACCCATATCGCGGGGATTGCCGCATCTGCAAGCTGCGGCATTGCACCTGCAGCACATATTATTTCCCTCAAGGTTCTGGATGCGCTTGGAAACGGGAATCAGCGCACGTTCTTAAACGGC is a window encoding:
- a CDS encoding ABC transporter permease; amino-acid sequence: MKTFKTMLKTELKLSLRGMDMFIFAICVPLVVLAVMGIIYGNRPAFSGAGYSFLEQSFGAVTTISICAGGVMGLPLVVSDYRSKGILKRYKVTPASPSMILAVQVTIYTLYAAVSLILLYAEAVLFFGYQFRGSFLSFLGCYLLVIVSMFSIGMLVGGIAPNTKIASVAASLLYFPMLIFSGATLPYEVMPKVLQKTADIMPLTQGIKLLKAASLGEELGSVIVPAVTIVCIAVICTFASLKFFQWE
- a CDS encoding glycosyltransferase family 2 protein; the encoded protein is MKLISFAVPCYNSQEYMRHCIDTLLTGGDKVEILIIDDGSTDNTGMIADEYENKYPGICRAIHQKNKGHGGAVNTGIAHAKGIYFKVVDSDDWVNEHAYEEIFNQLETFYRQGTIIDMFMSNYVYEKQGVKRKTVIHYRHTIPVEQIFTWDDVKRFPLSQYILMHSVIYRTSLLHECRLCLPEHTFYVDNLYVFKPLPYVKTIYYLDVNFYRYFIGRDDQSVNEANMIKRIDQQFFVTKAMIDYMSSFELVNKPLYRYMKHYLSIIMTVSSVIAIKSGIPEHLQMKKELWKYLKSKNTKLYRQIRGSLVGNAVNLPGYGGRKVVIAAYKAARKFIGFN
- a CDS encoding MerR family transcriptional regulator, which gives rise to MKTYKTSEVAKLIGIHPNTVRLYEEAGLIPKPKRQNNGYRIFTDLHIEQFRLARLAFQMEVLQNGLRKKAVQIVKTSASCDFSRALVLAEEYLAQIRKEHANAEEAVEIVTEILAGGSQEHTHPMKRREVSRYLGISMDALRNWEMNGLLTVKRRQNGYRIYTSQDIQRLKIIRSLRCANYSLESILRLLGHLSKNPGIDIKEVLDTPNKDDEIIAVCDKLITSLLTAENNALEMIYRLKRMKKQFS
- the acpS gene encoding holo-ACP synthase → MIVGIGTDLIEIGRVQKMVERKNRLSRIFSEEELACAGLNSTTLAGNFAVKEAVSKVFGTGFFGLEPYEIGVFRNSKGAPYVKLTGRAEKMASDRKITKFHVSVTNTGGLAQAFVIGECL
- a CDS encoding redox-sensing transcriptional repressor Rex → MSSMDKNISPAVIKRLPRYYRYLGALKAKNITRISSKELSERMKVTASQIRQDLNNFGGFGQQGYGYNVENLYVEIGKILGLDKSNQMIIVGAGNLGQALANYQDFNNNSIGFQVIALFDVNPKLIGITVHGVEVHDIDDMEEFIKNHEIKIAALTLPQDQAPKIAKDLVSWGIKGFWNFAPVDLTLPDSVTVENVHLAESLMTLTYNIHSREDSEGAE
- a CDS encoding ABC transporter ATP-binding protein yields the protein MNEVIKAEKLCKTYNKTPAADNISLSVKRGTVFGLLGANGAGKSTTIECILGTKTSDSGTISILGMNPQTSRKQLFQKVGVQFQDAAYQDNITVSELCEVTASLYQDSADPDKLLQKFGISGKAKSQIKDLSGGERQRLFIILALIPNPEVVFLDELTTGLDARARRQVWNILSSLKEHGLTIFLTSHFMDEIENLCDCICILKKGNIIFYGTVAEAVASSPYEHFEDAYLWYTDEEELIDENF
- a CDS encoding ABC-F family ATP-binding cassette domain-containing protein, with the protein product MVLSCQNIHKTFVDQEVLKGISFHINEKDRLAVIGLNGAGKSTLLKIIMDQMTPDDGEIHKKKDADIGYLAQHQDHTSSRTIYEELLTIKQDVIELDKKLRSLEHMMKHLSGTELEEKMEEYTRATHLFEQKNGFAYKSEITGILKGLGFQEEDFQKKIETLSGGQKTRVALGKLLLMKPEILLLDEPTNHLDVDSIQWLETYLSHYEGAVILVSHDRYFLDKIVNKVMEIESGHAMLFDGNYTSFIKKRDQVKAIRLKEYENQQQEIRHQKAVIEKLKQFNREKSIRRAESREKMLNKIDVIEKPVEVDGKMRFAIEPSVISGNDVLTVEHLEKSFGPHMLFSDINFEIFRGERVALIGANGTGKTTMLKIICKQMAKNKGLIKLGSQVSIGYYDQAQDNLHPDKTIFEEISDSFPELTNTKIRNTLAAFLFKGEDVFKLVSSLSGGEKGRVSLAKLMLSHANFLILDEPTNHLDIHSKEILESALSQYTGTVLYVSHDRYFINKTATRILELSSKDGLHSYPGDYQHYLIEKEKEGTKKVQNAETESVSDTKLSWQKQKEEDAKRRKRENRLKKIEQEIEELEAESTKLDEEMCLPENAVNTKKLLELSAAKVRNEEHLETLYEEWETLSEETE